TCATCGTCTATATGGATGATATCATGATAGCCGCCTCAACAAAATGCAAGGCGCTAGAAAGATTACAGATCGTTCTAGATGTTTTGACAAAGGCTGGGTTTTCATTCAATCTTACAAAGTGCTCATTCATGAAAACATCGGTTCAATATTTGGGTTACAATATAAGTGCGGGTGAGATTCGTCCAAACCCACAGAAAGTTGTAGCGTTGACTGCTCTTCCGCCTCCACAGTCAGTCACTTCACTTAGACAATTCATTGGGCTAGCATCCTATTTCCGACAGTTTATTAAGGGATTTTCACATTTAATGAAACCGTTATATTTCTTAACTgcagataaaaacaaatttatttggaaaacagAGCATGAACAGATACGGAAAAAGGTCATTGCCACTCTTACCGACAAACCAGTCCTTGTTATTTTTGACCCTTATTATCCAATCGAATTACACACAGACGCCAGTTGCAGTGGCTACGGTGCAATTTTATTacacaaaattaataacaaacccCAGGTAATAGAATACTATAGCAAAACTACTTCACCGGCAGAATCAAGATATCACTCGTACGAGTTGGAAACCTTAGCTGTCGTGAACGCCATTAAGCATTTTCGACATTTGCTGGGCAGGATCTTTGTAGTTTATACTGACTGCAACTCGCTTAAGGCGTCGAGTAATAAACGAGATTTAACCTCCAGAGTACAGCGTTGGTGGGGTTATTTGCAGTCATTCACATTCGATATTCAGTATAGAGAAGGGAAAAGGATGGCACACGTTGACTTTTTATCAAGAAATCCCCTTTCACAAAAGTCTACTACAACCGCAAAAATAGTCGAAGAGAAAAGAGTAAATTTAGCTGAAATTTCAAGCCTCTGCCTGAAGATATTGCGAAAACCTATGAATTAAGGGCAGAAGTTCTTCATCGAAAGATACAAAGAAATGGGAGAACACGTTGCTTACCAGTGGTGCCACGAGCTTTCAGATGGTCTGTCATAAATCAAGTGCATGAGTCCATAATGCATTTAGGTTTCGAAAAGACATTAGATAAAACTTACGATTTCTACTGGTTTGACAATATGTCAAAATACGTAAAAAAATTTGTCGACAACTGCATCACTTGTAAAATGTCAAAATCCACTTCAGGACAAATACAGGCGGAATTACATCCAATACCAAAAGTCACTATTCCTTGGCACACTATCCACATCGATATCACAGGAAAATTAAGTGGCAAGAGTGATCAGAAGGAGTATGTTATTGTTCAGATAGACGCGTTTACCAAACATGTCTATCTTAGTCATAGTCTTAAATTGGACAGTGAGAGTTGTATAAGGGCCGTTCAATCTGCCGTTTCATTGTTTGGAGTACCAAACCGAATAATAGCTGACCAGGGGAGGTGTTTTACAGGCGCAAAGTTCAGTCAATTTTGTTCagatcaaaaaataaacatttgatATTGCATTTGATAGCCACTGGTGCAAGTCGAGCTAATGGTCAAATGGAGCGAACTATGAGCTCGATGAAGAATATGTTAACGGCGGTTGAAACGGGAACACAGTCTTGGCAGGATGTGTTGGGAGAGGTGCAGTTGGCAATCCATTGTACAACCAATCGCACTACGAAAGCAAGTCCTTTAGAAATGTTATTGGGAAAGGTAGCACGCCCATTGGGATTACTTCCACCTAGTGATATAGAAAATGTTATTGATTTGCCAAACGTAAGAGCGCAAGCTGCAAAGAATGTATTAGCCAGTGCAGCTTATGATAAAGAACGATTTGATAGAAATAAGGCAAAAGTAAAAAGGCACAAAATTGGAGATTTCGTATTACTTAAGAGCTAAGAAAGACACCAGACTAAGCTAAGTCAAAAATTTAGGGGGCCTTTTGAAATAGTAAAAGTTCTGGAAGGTGACAGGTACATTTTAAAGTCTTTaactaataaaagaaattataaatatgcaCATGAggatttaaggggttatatacagttgtgatatatgaaaaaatcgattttttttttattgcatattctttaagtatattctattgggtgtactcccacaaaaattgataacgatcggagcattagatccgaagctgtagctatttatagcacactatctgcatataaaacttgaacaaacttgaaactttaaacgcgattatctcagaatcttttttttgggcaattacctttgcggtggacacgattactaaaaaactactaatccgatcaacaccaaattttgaccacatatttattatgatattagctagtccgtgaacgagggattttccatttttttgaaaactccctttttaaagcacaaaaaacgaaaatcttataccttgaaaaagtaaattttttgtttcaaacgtcgccattttttttttaatcaaaacttttttgaattttggatttcggatgaaccgttttcgagaaatcatgtccaccgcaagacaccatcgaaaaaagacgattcgggaattctgctataacatttttgttatgtaatatctttttatgaaaaaatttaattaagtacccagaaacatgtactaaacaacgtcggtaaaacatttttcataaatattttctatggtgtaaaaaaaaaatcgataaaaatccatatttttgcgcggtacaactgtatataaccccttaagaaaATTACCAGAGGGGCAAGTGCCCGAAGAGCTAAATGTGTACgatgattataataatttagatGTAAGAAACGTAACCGCTGCAGAAAagagtgaaaatgaaaatattgagagtattgaagaaaagagtgaaaatgaaaatactgAGAGTATTGAAGAAGAAAATGAAGTGCACCAATAAGGGTGACAAAGTTATACTGCTGGCCAATGAAAATGGCAGAGTACTGAGTCCATAAAATATAATGCAAGCACAAGTGCAAAAcatattgtttgttttgatcATGGCGTGTGGGGTATTTGATTATGCGACTATATGAGTGAATAATGAAGAAGAATGGATTAtataaaagaagaagaaaaaacaaagaaatgaaaagaaagaaagaaaaattaaattgaattgatgaaaaaaaaattatagttatGGAACTGAATACTGTTTTGTAAAACTGTCAATATGATAATTTGTTATGAATTAAGATAAGAAAATTGGATTTTGTTATGAAACTATTTAATGTTCAGTctaataattaaaagaaagaaagaaaattcgAATGCTGCTATTTTCTACACGAGGTGTTAGGGTCAGGATGGCCGTGTCGGCGaatgtatgggtgtgtgtgtgcgaataCACATTTTCGGGTCCCAGAGTCCTCTTGCGCTGTGAGTGTGTGGTTGCCAGGCAACCGTTGCTAGGATGTTGTCGCTTTGTAGCGAGGCGACAGCGTTTTGTCGCTGTCGCCGATCGAGGTTCGGTAGTATGCACAGTAGGTGGAGAATTGGACGCAGGCAGTTGCGTACCAGAACTTGAAGTGTGTACAAGGCTGAAACTCGTTGCGCCGCAATGGAAGACAATAACAACAACGTCGATCATGATTTGACATACATGTAAAATAACATATTATTAACGTAAGTTGAcggtaaaaattttttcagttTGAAATAActgaaataattttcaatgcaactaaatattaaacaaacatATTTAATCcaactaaatattaaaacttttaatttattttttatgaatagTAAATTATAGTTACCATAAGAGGTTGATCCAAGGGATGCAAATTAAGAAAAGCGTCAAAATTGAATTCACTTTGAACCTTTTGTTTAACAGGCAATTGATTCGTCTGATTTTCGATATGATTAGTAAGTTCCACTGGTGTTTTATCGGTTCCTAGAATATTTTGAGaatcattttgtttttgaccCACAGCGTCCGTTACATTAATGCTGGCATTACTGTCATCTCTTAAAGAACTTTCTCTgacccttttttgtttttccaagtTCCTTTTACCTGAAGAAAAATGATTTATCTCATTTTTTGCATCAGAAATCGGGTCATTAGTTTCAATATCATCAAAGCCATGTAAATCAATAGTCTCAAGCTGCGAAGTAGGTCCCGCACTAAACCACTCTGGTTCTTCATGTTTTTCATGCAAGTGAAAAGTGTTTGACCGCTTTCCACGACCATGATTGATGTTTGAATCCTTGTTAGCTGCGCGACGAATAATAAGACCTTGCCTTTCAGATGATCTTTTATCATACTGAAAACGGCGTTCCGTTTGGTCAGTGGAGCGCTCAGCAATAAATGTCCTTTGTCTCTGTGTATGAGTAGCACCTGCGTCATAAGTCACATCCTTTTCTCTTTCAACGCTAGAGTCTTTGGCCTTTTGTTCTTTATAATCCCAACAATCATTTCTAGGTAAGAGCCTACCACTTCCAATACGTCTTTCTTGACGAGATGTGGATGATGGAGATGAGGCCAAACCTGGGTCATTTTCACTTTGGGCTAAATTTGGAATAGGTAAGCACGTAGAAATAAGTTTATTGTCGGTACGATCATGAGTAGGAGTGCAGGTACGATCGACTAACTCTAAATTCGATGAACTATCATTGTCATCACCAATATTTAGGTGAGACTCATTGTTTTCTGAATTGGTGCCGCCATTGACTGCAGTAAAACGCCGCTTCGCAAAAGCTGGCATTAAATGTGACGATGATATGCTTCTGTGATCAATTAAAGTCGATTTTCCGTGAGTGGCATATGTTTCTTTGTCTTCGGCTGCACTTTGATTAAAATCGCTAGGTACAAAACGCTGGTAATAGTTATTTGCTCTTTCACGGTTTCTAATGGCACGACGAGAACTAATAAAACCGTTACTACTGCTGTTAAGATTTGAAGTTTCTGTCTCTGGTGAAACACTATTTTTATGCTGAGCAGAATAACCACTTGTGGCGCTCAAAGTAGCTGCATTCAAATTGACTTTCCAAAAATTTAACGCCTGTAAGTCGGTTTGGTTTGCACATAAAGGTCTCAGGCGACTTTTTCCGTCATAACGCAAAGCCAATAAGTCGGCCCTTGTGTacctaaatataaaatatatgagtttttattaaaccaaaaaaagaaaagttaacTTCGTGGCGgatccgaagttgatataccttcGCAGTTCCAAACAAATTAAACGGCCCAAGGAACAGATTATAAAAGTTTTAGCATTACCGATCGTTGTCATAcagcagctataaaatataaactacCGATCGCAGCCCATTTTCCTCATAAAAGGCATCCAAAGTTTGGAGATTATCtccaaataacaaaaaaaatttatctctataaaaacaattatttatacAGATCAGTGTCTAGAAAAGACAGCCATGCTTAGATCGATTTAAGTGTTGATTCTAACATACGTTTATAAATGTATGTATGGAtgtatatttgtatgtacacatatgtacatacaaaaCGTTCTTTATATACAAACATATAAGGCCGAAGACGTCTTCTTCAATGTGATTCACCTTTCAGCAAAATTAGAATACCCTTTTACAAATTATAACTGGTATAAATAATGAACAACTCAAAATCTTCAcacatgtacatatgtatgtttaaATGTATACATCTTATCTTTAAGCAGATTTAAAATCCTATAtacaacatacatatataatgtTGTATGTTTGAATAAACATATGCCCCACAGaaataaagtaattaaaaaaaaaaataattacctGGCTTTAGAATTGGTCATATCCATAGTTTTAAATAGCAATggctattttttatatttttatcagAAATAATTATCAGAATGTtcgtttaatttataaataaaaccatGTACACAGGTATTtacacatatatgtattttaaagATTCATTTTCCACTTTGCCCAAAAATCATACTGCTAGTACAATTTGACTTCTATTTAACGTATGGTATAAAAACAAGTATATAggtattaaaatatttgtaaaattttttttgtagaatcACGCCAgctataattaaaaaattatcgaTAAACAACGATTGTTCTTAAATAACTTCTTATATAATGCGATGGGATGTATTTGTGTGGGCACCACTTTCGAAACAATAAACGTATTATCATACGTTGAACATTATATGTATAGTGCTGGTCAAAATAGCACCGACCAGTTTATGTTAAGCGTGAAAAAGAAGACTAGAAAtcttttttcattatttattcTAAGTCAAAGTAGCGACGAAGTAGAAATGAGAAGAAGGAAAGCTTGCATTgtttaaggggttacgccaccctgaccgcgtggaaacgggacggtttttcaggaatttcttgtgactaaactagttgagataggatttt
This is a stretch of genomic DNA from Drosophila bipectinata strain 14024-0381.07 chromosome 4, DbipHiC1v2, whole genome shotgun sequence. It encodes these proteins:
- the 4E-T gene encoding eukaryotic translation initiation factor 4E transporter isoform X4; amino-acid sequence: MTTIGNAKTFIICSLGRLICLELRRYTRADLLALRYDGKSRLRPLCANQTDLQALNFWKVNLNAATLSATSGYSAQHKNSVSPETETSNLNSSSNGFISSRRAIRNRERANNYYQRFVPSDFNQSAAEDKETYATHGKSTLIDHRSISSSHLMPAFAKRRFTAVNGGTNSENNESHLNIGDDNDSSSNLELVDRTCTPTHDRTDNKLISTCLPIPNLAQSENDPGLASSPSSTSRQERRIGSGRLLPRNDCWDYKEQKAKDSSVEREKDVTYDAGATHTQRQRTFIAERSTDQTERRFQYDKRSSERQGLIIRRAANKDSNINHGRGKRSNTFHLHEKHEEPEWFSAGPTSQLETIDLHGFDDIETNDPISDAKNEINHFSSGKRNLEKQKRVRESSLRDDSNASINVTDAVGQKQNDSQNILGTDKTPVELTNHIENQTNQLPVKQKVQSEFNFDAFLNLHPLDQPLMNNDGNEKGETKGTSRFSHWFRHKENKNNNDASIQEPHFQDMLGIPNVKDLEAQMTKLDMSTEYSCQISTPMPPTEHAKKSGSRDAEAFKKLLQQLGSQTNHQHPQNDTYQMVNPSIARGQDVEEMQNVILPNVLTNSGYVITQKRMEKQNLIQNMFSPNTSNGINQQLNHSNSPTPLAFTPTSVLRKMTADKDTNFTQSVSCNQQLQFPIHQQYSKQLTNATYIEPHETTSVPVPPRMILGGGNFTANSNGQDIIANLPQCHNQSMIKWPPISAHMVVLY
- the 4E-T gene encoding eukaryotic translation initiation factor 4E transporter isoform X3, with the protein product MTTIGNAKTFIICSLGRLICLELRRYTRADLLALRYDGKSRLRPLCANQTDLQALNFWKVNLNAATLSATSGYSAQHKNSVSPETETSNLNSSSNGFISSRRAIRNRERANNYYQRFVPSDFNQSAAEDKETYATHGKSTLIDHRSISSSHLMPAFAKRRFTAVNGGTNSENNESHLNIGDDNDSSSNLELVDRTCTPTHDRTDNKLISTCLPIPNLAQSENDPGLASSPSSTSRQERRIGSGRLLPRNDCWDYKEQKAKDSSVEREKDVTYDAGATHTQRQRTFIAERSTDQTERRFQYDKRSSERQGLIIRRAANKDSNINHGRGKRSNTFHLHEKHEEPEWFSAGPTSQLETIDLHGFDDIETNDPISDAKNEINHFSSGKRNLEKQKRVRESSLRDDSNASINVTDAVGQKQNDSQNILGTDKTPVELTNHIENQTNQLPVKQKVQSEFNFDAFLNLHPLDQPLMNNDGNEKGETKGTSRFSHWFRHKENKNNNDASIQEPHFQDMLGIPNVKDLEAQMTKLDMSTEYSCQISTPMPPTEHAKKSGSRDAEAFKKLLQQLGSQTNHQHPQNDTYQMVNPSIARGQDVEEMQNVILPNVLTNSGYVITQKRMEKQNLIQSRPILKGGLNSSSQPIPSASLTSNIDMHHSNHQPLSHHIHQNHQPNSPFRFKTSQITESLFNSENMHHNITYPDANSQMQNHVFWQQQTRQQGRHRVIHAELPRQSNVHISQVPECFDGLDSGNMAKNNKLGTNSNHKDDRLPSPTNNQLAQWFSPELLARASAGKLPLLNINQALSLEEFERSIQHSSAVVHN